One region of Epilithonimonas zeae genomic DNA includes:
- a CDS encoding Crp/Fnr family transcriptional regulator, translated as MFQNIIKNISRFVTLTPEEEKIYEDLLTLQKFPKKTHLLREGEICQFEGFIKEGCVRTYYLDENGFEVTLLFAVEDWWITDIDSFNNKTPSKIFIETLEDTEIYMLTPETKEELLQKVPKFERAFRMMMQRYVVTLQNRLVNTISQPATDRYLEFIRVYPTIPQRVAQYYIASYLGVSKEFVSTIRKRLANKQK; from the coding sequence ATGTTTCAAAATATCATCAAAAACATCTCGCGGTTTGTAACTTTAACTCCGGAAGAGGAAAAGATTTATGAAGATTTGCTCACGCTTCAGAAGTTTCCGAAGAAAACGCATCTTCTGCGTGAAGGAGAGATTTGCCAGTTCGAAGGTTTTATAAAAGAAGGTTGTGTGCGGACATATTATCTTGATGAAAATGGGTTTGAAGTGACGCTTCTGTTCGCTGTTGAAGACTGGTGGATTACCGATATTGATTCTTTTAATAACAAAACACCTTCGAAGATTTTCATCGAAACGCTGGAAGATACAGAAATCTATATGCTGACTCCGGAAACGAAAGAAGAATTGTTGCAGAAAGTTCCGAAGTTCGAAAGAGCTTTCCGAATGATGATGCAGCGTTATGTGGTGACGCTTCAAAACCGCTTGGTTAATACGATTTCGCAACCTGCAACAGACCGTTATCTGGAGTTTATAAGAGTGTATCCTACAATTCCGCAGCGTGTAGCGCAGTATTATATTGCCTCTTATCTTGGGGTTTCTAAGGAATTTGTGAGTACGATTAGAAAGCGTTTAGCGAATAAGCAGAAATAA
- a CDS encoding LytR/AlgR family response regulator transcription factor has product MKALIVDDNDIARTTLSHLAKQIPSLTIVNEFSNAIEAYNYLQTHPVDLIFLDIEMPEMTGIELTKNLSGKETIIIFTTSNKEYALEAFELNIADYLLKPVMPARFLQAVSKAQAILESRKENVEITKDEFLFVRDSNITRRLKLDDILYAEAMGDYVKFYTREKMFAIHGKMKTAEERLPKDHFIRVHRSYIVSVGKIDTLQDGGIMINGKFIPVADAYRKALNTRMNVF; this is encoded by the coding sequence ATGAAAGCTTTAATCGTCGATGACAACGACATTGCAAGAACAACATTATCACATTTGGCAAAACAAATTCCGAGTCTTACAATTGTCAATGAATTTTCCAACGCGATTGAAGCTTACAATTATCTGCAGACCCATCCTGTTGATCTCATTTTCTTAGACATCGAAATGCCTGAAATGACAGGGATAGAACTCACCAAAAATCTCTCAGGAAAAGAAACAATCATCATTTTCACTACATCTAATAAAGAATATGCACTCGAAGCTTTCGAATTGAATATCGCAGATTATCTGTTAAAACCTGTGATGCCGGCAAGATTTTTACAGGCAGTAAGCAAAGCACAGGCTATTCTTGAAAGCCGAAAGGAAAATGTAGAAATCACAAAAGACGAGTTTCTTTTCGTACGGGATTCCAATATTACAAGACGCCTGAAACTGGATGATATTTTGTATGCAGAAGCAATGGGCGATTACGTTAAGTTCTATACAAGAGAAAAAATGTTTGCCATCCACGGCAAGATGAAAACGGCGGAAGAACGTCTACCGAAAGATCATTTCATCAGAGTTCATCGGTCTTACATCGTTTCTGTCGGTAAAATTGATACACTTCAGGACGGCGGAATTATGATTAACGGAAAATTCATTCCCGTTGCGGACGCTTACCGAAAAGCACTCAATACGAGAATGAATGTT
- a CDS encoding ring-cleaving dioxygenase yields the protein MENRILGLHHITAIADNAKRNLDFYTQVLGVRLVKKTVNFDDPGTYHFYFGNEEGTPGTILTFFPWEGIGKGTNGSGLATHIGYSVPKGSLEFWKNRLQQFNVNVEEGEIFGEKLISFQDPDGLQLQFIESSTPDDRKVWTTDDIKDENALKGFHNITLTLKKADPTIKVLTDIFGYDLQKQEGERYRFATDAIETANLVDIIENDKIQAGRNAGGTNHHVAFRVKDDNILMEFREKVMSAGLNITPKIDRDYFYSLYFREPGGVLFEIATDNPGFTVDEPLNELGNNLKLPKQHEPLRSKIEEVLPKLS from the coding sequence ATGGAAAATAGAATATTAGGGCTGCACCATATCACAGCGATTGCAGACAACGCAAAAAGAAACTTAGATTTTTATACTCAGGTTTTAGGAGTAAGACTGGTAAAGAAAACCGTAAACTTTGACGATCCGGGAACCTATCATTTTTATTTCGGAAACGAAGAAGGAACTCCGGGAACGATCTTAACGTTCTTTCCTTGGGAAGGAATTGGTAAAGGAACCAACGGTTCAGGTTTGGCAACGCACATCGGATATTCTGTTCCAAAAGGAAGCTTAGAATTTTGGAAAAACAGATTGCAGCAGTTTAATGTAAACGTTGAAGAAGGAGAAATTTTCGGTGAAAAACTGATTTCATTCCAAGACCCGGACGGTTTACAATTACAATTTATCGAATCTTCTACACCAGATGACAGAAAAGTCTGGACAACCGATGATATTAAAGACGAAAATGCTTTGAAAGGTTTCCATAACATCACTTTAACCTTGAAAAAAGCTGATCCAACGATTAAAGTTTTAACGGATATTTTCGGATACGATTTACAAAAACAGGAAGGTGAAAGATACAGATTTGCAACCGATGCCATTGAAACTGCAAATCTTGTCGATATTATTGAAAACGATAAAATTCAGGCTGGAAGAAATGCGGGAGGAACCAATCACCACGTAGCTTTCAGAGTAAAAGATGACAATATTTTAATGGAATTCCGTGAAAAAGTAATGTCTGCAGGATTGAATATTACCCCAAAAATTGACAGAGATTATTTCTACTCATTGTATTTCCGTGAACCGGGCGGTGTTTTATTCGAAATCGCAACCGATAATCCTGGATTCACTGTAGATGAACCGTTAAATGAATTGGGAAACAACTTAAAACTTCCAAAACAGCACGAACCTTTACGTTCAAAAATAGAAGAAGTGTTGCCGAAGTTATCATAG
- a CDS encoding Dps family protein produces the protein MKTKIGITEKNTQAVADQLAKLLADETLLYIKTRNAHWNVTGDNFHANHLFFEEQYKQLDELIDSVAERMRKIGHYAPATMKIYLELTHLTEYSDRTNDGLGYMKDLLSDHESIIEFLRGNITPFAEEFKDYGTSDFITGLMETHEEMAWMIRSYFR, from the coding sequence ATGAAAACAAAAATCGGAATTACAGAAAAAAACACACAAGCTGTTGCAGATCAATTGGCAAAACTTTTAGCTGATGAAACGCTTCTTTATATCAAAACAAGAAACGCACACTGGAACGTCACCGGAGATAATTTCCACGCCAATCACCTTTTTTTCGAGGAGCAATACAAACAATTGGATGAACTGATTGACAGCGTTGCAGAACGTATGCGTAAAATCGGACATTATGCACCAGCAACAATGAAAATCTACCTTGAATTAACCCATCTTACAGAATACAGCGATAGAACCAACGACGGTTTAGGCTATATGAAAGACCTCTTGAGCGACCACGAAAGCATCATTGAATTCCTACGAGGAAACATCACCCCTTTTGCCGAAGAATTCAAAGATTACGGAACCAGCGATTTCATTACGGGATTGATGGAAACCCACGAAGAAATGGCCTGGATGATCCGTTCATATTTCAGATAA
- a CDS encoding aldehyde dehydrogenase family protein produces the protein MKKVNKIYINGEFVTPHGTETFDLINPASNIKIGEVILADEIDTRKAISAAKEAFKTFSQTTVSERIYYLEKLKIAVEKREQDLINIMIEEYGGTRQFATMSNQNTGSWFDSMMEVLQNFKFKRNINSSTVQLQPVGVVGIITPWNASNSSVTSKVVTAIAAGCTVVIKPSEMSSLQTQILMEAFHDAGLPKGVINFVIGLGNVVGTELTNNSDVAKISFTGSTVVGKLIAKNAVDTMKRVTLELGGKSPNIILNDVDLNQVIPMAIYGAYMNSGQACIAPTRLLVPQDKLDEVNTIAKSVAEKIVVGLPENEETNVGPMVSIKQFERVQDYIKIGIEEGATLLAGGIGKPEDLEAGNFVKPTIFTNVKNEMRIAQEEIFGPVLSIIPYKDEEDAIRIANDTPYGLAAYISSSDNERAEKVASRIDAGRVCINGFRHDPMVPFGGFKQSGIGREYGEFGLQPYLETKAILK, from the coding sequence ATGAAAAAAGTAAATAAAATTTACATCAATGGCGAATTCGTAACACCTCACGGAACCGAAACTTTCGATTTAATTAATCCTGCAAGCAATATCAAGATTGGTGAAGTAATTCTTGCAGATGAAATTGATACTCGCAAAGCTATTTCTGCAGCAAAGGAAGCTTTCAAAACATTTTCTCAGACAACGGTTTCAGAGCGTATTTATTATCTTGAAAAACTTAAAATTGCAGTTGAAAAAAGAGAGCAAGACTTGATTAATATAATGATTGAGGAATATGGTGGAACACGTCAGTTTGCAACGATGAGCAATCAAAATACGGGAAGCTGGTTTGACAGTATGATGGAAGTTCTCCAGAATTTTAAATTTAAAAGAAATATTAATTCTTCAACAGTTCAATTGCAACCAGTAGGCGTTGTTGGAATCATCACACCTTGGAATGCGAGCAACAGCTCAGTAACAAGTAAAGTCGTCACAGCAATTGCGGCAGGATGTACAGTTGTAATAAAGCCAAGCGAAATGAGCAGTTTACAGACGCAAATTCTTATGGAAGCCTTTCACGATGCGGGTTTGCCGAAAGGTGTGATCAACTTCGTAATTGGTTTGGGAAATGTTGTTGGAACGGAATTGACTAATAATTCTGATGTTGCCAAAATTTCGTTCACAGGTTCTACAGTAGTGGGGAAACTTATTGCAAAAAATGCCGTAGACACAATGAAAAGAGTAACCTTGGAACTTGGTGGGAAATCTCCTAATATTATTCTGAATGATGTAGACTTAAACCAAGTTATTCCAATGGCAATTTATGGCGCTTATATGAATAGCGGACAAGCTTGTATTGCGCCAACAAGACTTTTGGTTCCTCAAGATAAATTGGATGAGGTCAATACCATCGCAAAATCTGTAGCCGAAAAAATTGTAGTTGGACTACCGGAGAACGAAGAAACAAATGTTGGACCGATGGTAAGTATAAAACAATTCGAAAGAGTTCAGGATTATATCAAAATTGGAATCGAAGAAGGTGCAACTTTGTTAGCCGGCGGAATAGGAAAACCGGAAGATTTGGAAGCTGGTAACTTTGTAAAACCGACCATTTTTACCAATGTGAAAAACGAAATGAGAATTGCGCAGGAAGAAATTTTTGGACCTGTTTTATCCATTATTCCCTACAAAGATGAAGAGGATGCGATTAGAATTGCCAATGATACACCTTATGGTTTGGCGGCTTACATCAGTTCTTCAGATAATGAAAGAGCAGAAAAAGTAGCTTCCAGAATAGATGCCGGAAGAGTTTGTATTAATGGTTTCCGTCACGACCCGATGGTTCCGTTTGGTGGCTTTAAGCAGTCGGGAATTGGTAGAGAATATGGCGAATTTGGACTTCAGCCTTACCTTGAAACTAAAGCTATTCTGAAATAA
- a CDS encoding AraC family transcriptional regulator — MSEKSEIVYSCYHEVSRKGENFVPQHTLSFQLSGSFALADGKETYLAKEGDFNLIRKNQLVKFVKYPPENGVFESMNIYLSEENLRNAGKEYNFTSEHFVETKPLVPIIVNELIKNFFISLQTMIDSNSLENKLLVNLKIKELILILLQSQPELKNILFDFSEPHKIDLVAFMIQNYRYNVNLDRFAYLTGRSLATFKRDFEKVFHTSPHKWILQKRLDEAHFLIKEKEKSPSDIYLDLGFEDLSHFSYTFKKHFGYSPTRINAFI, encoded by the coding sequence ATGAGCGAGAAATCAGAGATTGTTTATTCCTGTTATCACGAGGTTAGCCGCAAAGGAGAAAATTTTGTTCCTCAACATACGCTTTCGTTTCAGTTGTCGGGAAGTTTTGCATTGGCCGATGGTAAAGAAACATATCTTGCAAAAGAAGGAGATTTTAATCTTATTCGAAAAAACCAACTGGTGAAATTTGTGAAATATCCGCCAGAAAATGGTGTTTTTGAAAGTATGAATATCTATTTGAGCGAGGAAAATCTCCGAAATGCCGGAAAAGAATACAACTTTACTTCGGAGCATTTTGTAGAAACCAAACCGCTTGTTCCCATAATAGTAAATGAGCTTATTAAAAATTTTTTCATCTCTTTGCAAACAATGATTGATAGCAATAGCCTTGAAAATAAGTTACTTGTCAATCTGAAAATAAAAGAACTTATTTTAATTTTATTACAGTCTCAGCCTGAGCTCAAAAATATTCTTTTCGATTTTTCCGAGCCTCATAAAATAGATTTAGTAGCTTTTATGATTCAGAATTACCGTTATAATGTCAATCTTGACCGATTTGCTTATCTCACAGGTCGCAGTTTGGCGACTTTTAAACGTGATTTTGAAAAGGTTTTTCACACTTCGCCACACAAATGGATTTTACAGAAACGCTTAGATGAAGCTCATTTTTTAATCAAGGAAAAAGAAAAATCGCCATCTGATATTTATTTAGACCTTGGTTTCGAAGATTTGTCTCATTTTTCCTATACATTCAAAAAACATTTTGGCTACAGTCCTACGAGGATAAACGCATTTATATAG
- a CDS encoding GNAT family N-acetyltransferase: METTKVVLENARGEVQLFSDDKKAGKMDISVIKDKLTVYHTEVDDEYAGNGFAKLLLNQLVSYARENDLKIVPLCPYVHAQFKRHPEEYNDVWFKEEA; this comes from the coding sequence ATGGAAACAACAAAAGTAGTTTTAGAAAACGCAAGAGGAGAAGTTCAGCTTTTCTCAGACGATAAAAAGGCAGGTAAAATGGATATTTCGGTGATTAAAGATAAATTAACTGTTTATCACACCGAGGTTGATGACGAATATGCAGGAAATGGTTTTGCGAAATTATTATTAAATCAATTGGTTTCTTATGCCAGAGAAAATGATTTGAAAATCGTTCCGCTTTGTCCGTACGTTCACGCGCAATTCAAACGTCATCCGGAAGAATACAACGATGTCTGGTTTAAAGAAGAAGCATAA
- a CDS encoding ring-cleaving dioxygenase, with amino-acid sequence MSLITGLHHVTAITGDTQENIDFYTGVLGLRLVKTTVNFDYSEVYHLYFGDEFGTPGTIMTTFPYGKGLINGRHGKGMLNTTAFSVSMDALDYWTNRLEQFNIPFKQPQQRFSGEVFIYLEDFDGLGLELVFNEKDDRKGYNNGFIPKDFALKGIHHVEIWLDAYERTAALLTTQMDHQLIAESSDRFRFGTEDKPGKYIDLLCTPTALKGLAGRGTVHHVAFATPNAETQLEMIEKLNQFGLEHTEVKDRKYFTSVYFKEPGGVLFEIATSGPGFDVDEELASLGEHLSLPSQFEKQREHLVEVLPQFNYPTEKYR; translated from the coding sequence ATGTCACTCATCACAGGACTTCATCACGTTACCGCTATCACAGGCGATACACAGGAAAATATAGATTTTTACACCGGAGTTTTAGGCCTTCGATTGGTAAAAACAACCGTTAATTTTGATTATTCTGAGGTTTATCATTTGTATTTCGGGGACGAGTTCGGAACGCCGGGAACTATTATGACAACTTTCCCTTATGGAAAAGGCTTAATCAACGGAAGACACGGCAAGGGAATGCTGAATACGACTGCTTTCTCGGTTTCGATGGATGCTTTGGATTATTGGACGAACCGTTTGGAACAGTTTAATATTCCTTTTAAACAGCCTCAGCAAAGATTTTCGGGCGAAGTTTTTATTTATCTGGAAGATTTTGACGGATTGGGTTTGGAGCTGGTTTTTAATGAGAAGGATGATAGAAAAGGTTATAACAATGGATTTATTCCGAAAGATTTTGCCCTCAAAGGAATTCACCACGTAGAAATCTGGCTGGATGCTTACGAAAGAACTGCAGCTTTGCTGACTACTCAAATGGATCATCAATTAATTGCAGAAAGTTCAGACCGATTCAGATTTGGAACTGAAGATAAACCGGGGAAATATATCGATTTGCTATGCACACCGACTGCTCTGAAAGGTTTGGCAGGAAGAGGAACCGTTCATCACGTCGCTTTTGCCACTCCAAATGCGGAAACTCAGCTTGAAATGATTGAAAAATTAAACCAATTCGGGTTGGAACATACCGAAGTGAAAGACAGAAAATATTTCACCTCTGTATATTTCAAGGAGCCGGGCGGAGTTTTATTTGAAATCGCCACTTCAGGACCAGGTTTCGATGTGGATGAAGAATTGGCATCTTTGGGCGAACATTTAAGTCTGCCGTCACAGTTTGAAAAGCAAAGAGAACATTTGGTTGAGGTTTTACCCCAATTTAATTATCCAACAGAAAAATACAGATAA
- a CDS encoding helix-turn-helix domain-containing protein has protein sequence MKTFSDLTNYNKYLNLKSPLHPLMDSRVCKQAIPNFPQASGEIQVNLFKISLKKNFTGDINYGNNKYYTENGLMLFSEPGQVVSWDSLTFWDGYAFVFHPDLIKQNPVAAKIHQYKYFSYEINDALFMTAEEEETITWLFTKIHMELVENKVNANINIILSLLNVVLSYADVFYERQFKDKAIKAVSVSSKLKSFLQNHYNDLSKPVSNFPTVSSVAEELNMSSNYLTDLIRAETGKSTINYIQEFVIEQAEILLLQTNMNISDVAYQLGFTNVPYFSRFFKKIKGISPTEVKNQRKG, from the coding sequence ATGAAAACCTTCAGCGATCTTACAAATTACAACAAATACCTGAATCTCAAATCTCCTCTGCATCCATTGATGGACAGTAGGGTCTGCAAACAGGCCATTCCCAATTTTCCGCAGGCGAGTGGTGAAATTCAGGTTAATCTGTTCAAGATTTCGCTGAAGAAAAACTTTACCGGAGATATCAATTACGGAAACAATAAATATTATACCGAGAACGGATTGATGCTTTTTAGCGAGCCGGGACAGGTCGTTTCCTGGGATAGTCTGACTTTCTGGGACGGTTACGCATTTGTTTTCCATCCTGATCTCATCAAGCAAAATCCGGTTGCTGCCAAAATCCATCAGTATAAATATTTCAGTTACGAGATCAATGATGCGTTGTTTATGACTGCGGAAGAAGAAGAGACTATTACCTGGCTTTTTACAAAAATTCATATGGAGTTGGTGGAAAATAAAGTCAATGCCAATATCAATATTATTCTGTCCCTGTTAAATGTCGTGCTTTCTTACGCCGATGTCTTTTATGAAAGACAATTCAAAGACAAAGCAATAAAGGCCGTATCAGTATCTTCAAAATTAAAAAGCTTCCTGCAAAACCATTATAACGATCTATCAAAACCCGTTTCAAATTTTCCTACCGTCTCGTCTGTTGCCGAAGAGCTTAATATGTCTTCTAACTACCTTACAGACCTTATTCGTGCAGAAACCGGGAAAAGTACCATCAATTATATTCAGGAATTTGTGATTGAGCAGGCCGAAATCTTATTGCTTCAGACCAATATGAATATCAGCGATGTGGCTTACCAATTAGGTTTTACGAACGTTCCTTATTTCTCCAGATTTTTTAAAAAGATTAAAGGCATTTCTCCTACAGAAGTCAAAAATCAGAGAAAAGGATAA
- a CDS encoding pirin family protein has translation MDRKDFLKKGLLGTGMFVASASLGNTMKNEIDEIEPLEPIGYNHLPNTDSKIKDNSVFHKADSRGKADHGWLVSNHTFSFANYHNPERMHFGVLRVLNDDKVEAGRGFGTHPHDNMEIISIPLEGDLEHKDSMGNSAIIKSGDIQVMSAGTGIMHSEFNKNNDSLVKFLQIWVYPNKRNVTPRYDQITLDKTKSQNQFQQILSPNPDDEGVWIHQDAWFHLGNFENNIETNYQIKKKGNGVYAFILKGSAEIEGQKLEKRDGFGIWDISALNIKSTSEDTEILLMEVPMTM, from the coding sequence ATGGACAGAAAAGATTTTTTAAAGAAAGGATTATTGGGAACAGGAATGTTTGTTGCATCCGCTTCATTAGGCAATACAATGAAAAATGAGATTGACGAAATCGAACCGTTAGAACCAATCGGATATAATCATTTACCAAATACGGATTCAAAAATCAAAGACAATTCGGTCTTTCACAAAGCAGATTCCAGAGGGAAAGCCGACCACGGTTGGTTAGTCAGTAATCATACCTTCAGTTTTGCCAATTATCATAATCCGGAGAGAATGCATTTCGGAGTTTTAAGAGTTCTGAATGATGATAAAGTTGAGGCTGGAAGAGGTTTCGGAACACATCCACACGACAATATGGAAATCATCAGTATTCCATTGGAAGGTGATTTGGAGCATAAAGACAGTATGGGAAATTCTGCGATTATCAAGAGTGGAGACATTCAGGTAATGAGTGCAGGAACAGGAATTATGCACAGCGAGTTCAATAAAAATAATGACAGTCTGGTAAAGTTTCTTCAAATCTGGGTTTATCCAAACAAAAGAAATGTAACACCAAGATATGACCAGATTACTTTAGACAAAACGAAAAGTCAGAATCAATTCCAGCAAATTCTTTCTCCAAATCCAGATGATGAAGGTGTTTGGATCCATCAGGACGCTTGGTTTCACTTAGGGAATTTTGAAAATAATATCGAAACCAATTATCAGATTAAGAAAAAAGGAAATGGTGTTTATGCATTTATTCTAAAAGGAAGCGCAGAAATTGAAGGTCAAAAACTGGAAAAAAGAGACGGTTTCGGAATCTGGGATATTTCCGCTTTGAACATTAAATCGACTTCAGAAGATACAGAGATTTTGTTGATGGAAGTTCCGATGACGATGTGA
- a CDS encoding alpha/beta hydrolase yields MSHILDIKTGGKSLNEAEKVLIMIHGRGGSAQDILSLSQHLNVGGYALLAPQATNGTWYPFSFIVPTEQNEPWLSSAIETIGKTVQTALDAGIKAENIYFFGFSQGACLTLEFLARNAQKFGGAVAIIGGVIGEKINRENYKGDFAQTPIFLGTSNPDFHVPVERVYATANILKEMNADVTEKVYANFGHSINQEEIELANSIVFK; encoded by the coding sequence ATGAGTCATATTTTAGATATAAAAACAGGAGGAAAATCATTGAATGAAGCTGAAAAAGTTTTAATAATGATTCACGGAAGAGGCGGAAGTGCACAGGATATTTTGAGCCTGTCACAACATTTGAATGTAGGAGGTTATGCATTATTGGCACCACAGGCTACGAACGGAACCTGGTATCCTTTTTCATTCATTGTGCCAACAGAACAAAATGAACCTTGGTTGTCCTCAGCAATAGAGACTATAGGAAAAACGGTTCAAACTGCTTTGGATGCAGGAATTAAGGCTGAAAATATTTACTTTTTCGGATTTTCACAGGGTGCGTGTTTGACATTGGAATTTTTAGCAAGAAATGCTCAGAAATTTGGTGGGGCGGTTGCTATCATCGGCGGAGTTATTGGTGAAAAAATCAATCGTGAAAATTACAAGGGCGATTTTGCACAGACTCCGATTTTCCTGGGAACGAGTAATCCTGATTTCCACGTTCCGGTAGAAAGAGTGTATGCAACTGCAAATATTTTGAAGGAAATGAATGCTGATGTTACCGAGAAAGTCTATGCCAACTTCGGACATTCCATCAATCAGGAGGAAATTGAATTGGCAAATTCTATTGTTTTTAAATGA